From the genome of Geobacter sp. SVR, one region includes:
- a CDS encoding Wzz/FepE/Etk N-terminal domain-containing protein has protein sequence MTDKKLTDKPSLVQVSDTTTLLRSPGYLPDEQDINLLELMLIVVKRKAFIIKLCMAAAIISLCYSLTLKNIYTATAKILPPQKDSSGGLSALLGQAGGLAGLASGMGLGGGSSDLYLGILKSRSVADAVINKLDLLKELKKKDVDEARSTLTGIVRFKTSKDGIISIEADSRDPRKAALLANTFVEELSRRSVQLNLSKAGSERIFLEKRLEVVKQDLRTAENDMKSFQEQYKTIKADSQATAAIEGIARLKADITAKEVQLAALRNSMTDESNEVRIVQAALGKLKSQLGSLTGRGGMDVIPSVGNVPSLGVEYVRKLRELKIQEAIFEQLTKQFEIAKINEAKDSSSLQVLDEAVPPLKKSKPRRSLIVGLSIVAAFFISIFIVFIQEYLAKVSPQDALIIRDIKTSLLRIKRNDT, from the coding sequence ATGACAGATAAAAAACTAACAGACAAACCTTCTCTTGTGCAGGTGAGCGATACGACCACCCTGCTCCGCTCTCCCGGCTACCTTCCCGATGAACAGGACATCAATCTGCTGGAGCTGATGCTGATTGTCGTGAAACGGAAGGCCTTCATCATCAAACTCTGCATGGCGGCAGCGATCATTTCCCTCTGTTACTCGCTGACTCTCAAAAACATATATACCGCCACTGCAAAGATTCTGCCCCCCCAGAAAGACTCATCAGGCGGCTTGTCGGCCCTGCTCGGTCAGGCCGGCGGTCTGGCTGGCCTGGCAAGCGGCATGGGGCTGGGAGGGGGGTCCTCCGACCTTTATCTTGGAATACTGAAAAGCCGTTCCGTGGCGGACGCGGTTATCAATAAGCTCGATCTGCTGAAGGAATTGAAGAAAAAAGATGTGGACGAGGCCAGATCCACATTGACCGGTATCGTACGCTTCAAGACAAGTAAAGATGGCATCATCAGCATCGAGGCTGACAGCAGGGATCCTCGAAAAGCGGCGCTGCTGGCCAATACTTTTGTTGAAGAACTCAGCCGCCGCAGTGTACAGTTGAATCTCTCCAAGGCAGGTTCGGAAAGGATCTTTCTCGAGAAGCGCCTGGAAGTCGTCAAACAGGATCTGCGCACTGCCGAAAACGACATGAAATCGTTTCAGGAACAATACAAGACCATCAAGGCGGACTCCCAGGCCACTGCCGCAATCGAGGGTATTGCCCGCCTGAAAGCCGACATAACCGCAAAGGAAGTGCAGCTGGCCGCATTACGGAACTCCATGACTGATGAAAGCAACGAAGTCAGGATCGTTCAGGCTGCGCTCGGCAAACTCAAAAGTCAGCTCGGCAGTCTGACCGGCCGTGGCGGGATGGATGTGATTCCTTCCGTGGGCAATGTGCCTTCCCTGGGGGTCGAGTATGTCCGCAAACTGCGGGAGCTGAAGATTCAGGAAGCTATTTTCGAACAGCTCACCAAACAGTTCGAGATAGCAAAAATCAATGAGGCCAAGGATTCGTCGAGTCTGCAGGTACTTGACGAGGCGGTGCCCCCCCTGAAGAAGAGCAAACCGAGGCGCTCGCTCATTGTCGGTTTATCAATCGTCGCCGCCTTCTTTATTTCTATTTTCATTGTGTTCATCCAGGAGTATCTTGCAAAGGTGTCTCCCCAGGATGCACTGATCATACGCGACATCAAGACCTCTCTTCTTCGAATCAAGCGCAATGACACCTGA
- the gap gene encoding type I glyceraldehyde-3-phosphate dehydrogenase, with protein sequence MALRLAINGFGRIGRMVLRAASKDSDLEFVAINDLTDSATLAHLFKYDSVHGPFPGTVEHTADSLIVNGKTIKIFAVKNPAELPWKSENIDIVLESTGLFTAREKAELHLQAGAKKVVISAPATKEDITVVMGVNEHLYDPQKHSIISNASCTTNCLAPVAKVLHETFGIEKGLVTTVHSYTNDQNILDLPHKDLRRARAAALSMIPTTTGAAKAVSLVLPELKGKLDGMAIRVPTPNVSVIDLVATLKNGAEAEKINAALKDAANGPLKGILGFSEEPLVSIDFNGNPLSSIVDASCTKVIGENLVKVVSWYDNEAGFSHRVVDLFKLIASKQ encoded by the coding sequence ATGGCATTACGTCTAGCAATCAACGGGTTTGGCAGGATCGGCAGAATGGTTCTGCGTGCGGCAAGCAAAGACAGCGATCTCGAATTCGTGGCAATCAATGATCTTACCGATTCCGCGACCCTGGCACATCTCTTTAAGTATGATTCCGTTCATGGCCCGTTCCCCGGAACTGTAGAGCATACCGCGGACAGCCTGATAGTAAATGGCAAGACCATCAAGATTTTTGCCGTCAAAAATCCGGCCGAACTGCCCTGGAAGAGCGAGAACATCGACATTGTCCTCGAATCGACCGGCCTGTTCACCGCGAGGGAAAAAGCAGAACTGCATCTTCAGGCGGGTGCCAAGAAGGTTGTAATTTCGGCCCCTGCAACCAAAGAGGATATCACCGTTGTCATGGGGGTTAACGAACACCTCTATGACCCGCAGAAGCATTCGATCATTTCGAATGCCTCCTGCACCACGAACTGCCTTGCACCGGTGGCCAAGGTTCTGCACGAGACCTTCGGCATCGAGAAGGGGCTCGTCACCACTGTCCACTCATACACCAACGATCAGAACATTCTCGATCTGCCCCACAAGGACCTGCGCCGCGCCCGGGCAGCTGCCTTGTCCATGATACCCACGACCACCGGTGCTGCCAAGGCAGTTTCGCTGGTTTTGCCGGAGCTGAAGGGGAAGCTGGACGGCATGGCCATCCGTGTGCCGACGCCGAACGTTTCCGTCATCGACCTGGTTGCCACTCTCAAAAACGGTGCCGAGGCCGAGAAAATAAATGCCGCCCTCAAAGACGCCGCCAACGGACCTTTGAAAGGCATCCTCGGCTTCAGCGAGGAGCCTCTGGTCTCGATCGATTTCAACGGCAATCCGCTTTCTTCGATCGTCGATGCCTCCTGCACCAAGGTCATCGGTGAAAATCTCGTCAAGGTTGTCTCTTGGTACGATAACGAGGCCGGCTTCTCGCATCGGGTTGTCGACCTGTTCAAGCTGATCGCTTCGAAACAGTAG
- a CDS encoding SLBB domain-containing protein: MHVCVKWCLVLIVLLVTASHAFSAPEDEIQKALDQKKFSDNLKTDLFPGESSIRGTTAPSSDMDELKALTEKNDQPVSGNQEITNAAKKPKIVLKVVPGDGQLKLSWLLVNYHQTVEEGQLKYVVSWGMDPSSLKPVEVGSADSFVIRELKNHQPYCVQVTAYKSRKKAEKILSDERFATPLPAEELSSTLENLFSKKKLTMQDKVEPEPFKRELRQFGYDFFKNSSQVLNGQDLPVSGSYALGPGDTLNLTIWGSLSARHELSIDRNGQVTIPKIGVVVVAGLSYDQARDAIDRAIARYYKNYNFNVTLGKTRTIQVFVVGEVETPGSIPISSQATLINALSAAGGPSRNGSLRNVRLMRDGKLVTEIDLYEMLLTGDRSQDVRLQNGDTILVPVIGPVAAVAGEVKRPAIYELKGKASLAEVIQMAGGITASGYTGRIQVERVANNTAKIVLDYQLKDEQKDRVLQSAEVLDRDMVKVFPVQEAVRDVVVLRGNVARAGEYQFKQGMRVKDLIGDFSDLLPESYLEAAEVTRLAAPDYHREILTFNLRKALSGDSHDNIELKEQDTIRVFSRWEMQEKPKVAINGYVMSPGAYDFYPGMTIRDLIAAAGSTKRNAILDTAELTRVVIAGDKALSTRVTLNLAKAINGDPQQNMPLQADDVLIVRGIADWVEATDKFVTLRGEVRFPGVYSVTRGERISSVIERAGGYTDKAYLKGSRFTRRSVKEIQQKRMDEVIIRTEKDILQKQAALSYVAASKEELEGTRAALEGLLKSLERLRNLKAEGRIVIRLSKLEELKKSTYDLEMEGGDIIEIPSRPNVVNVMGQVYNPTTFVHLPQTSDVGAYLSKAGGPTRDAEDSDMYIIRADGSVYSRQQSSFGIKWSDETRTWNFGSFMSTFMDPGDTLVVPQKLERTAWLRDIKDITTILSQVALTAGTVFLWFK, encoded by the coding sequence ATGCATGTATGTGTGAAATGGTGCCTTGTCCTGATAGTGCTGCTCGTGACTGCAAGCCACGCCTTTTCAGCCCCTGAAGACGAAATACAGAAAGCATTGGATCAAAAAAAATTCAGCGACAACCTGAAAACGGATCTTTTTCCGGGTGAGTCGAGCATCAGGGGAACTACGGCTCCCAGCTCGGATATGGACGAGTTGAAAGCGCTGACCGAGAAGAACGATCAGCCGGTCTCCGGCAACCAGGAGATCACCAATGCGGCCAAAAAGCCGAAGATCGTGCTGAAAGTGGTCCCCGGAGACGGCCAGTTGAAACTGTCGTGGCTCTTGGTCAATTACCACCAGACAGTGGAAGAGGGGCAACTGAAGTACGTGGTCAGCTGGGGAATGGACCCGAGTTCCCTAAAACCCGTGGAGGTGGGTTCCGCTGATTCCTTTGTCATCAGGGAGCTCAAGAATCATCAGCCCTATTGCGTTCAGGTTACCGCCTACAAGTCCCGGAAAAAAGCCGAGAAGATACTATCCGACGAGAGATTCGCCACCCCGCTGCCGGCCGAAGAACTAAGCTCCACACTTGAAAACCTTTTCTCAAAGAAGAAATTGACGATGCAGGACAAGGTCGAACCCGAACCGTTCAAAAGAGAGTTGCGCCAGTTCGGCTACGACTTCTTCAAAAACAGCTCGCAAGTCCTGAACGGCCAGGACCTGCCGGTCAGCGGCAGCTATGCGCTCGGCCCCGGTGACACGCTCAACCTTACGATCTGGGGTTCTTTGAGTGCGCGACACGAGCTTTCCATCGACCGGAACGGCCAGGTCACGATACCGAAGATCGGTGTGGTGGTGGTTGCGGGCCTTTCGTATGATCAGGCGCGTGATGCCATCGACAGGGCAATTGCACGATACTACAAAAACTACAACTTCAATGTCACCCTCGGCAAGACACGCACCATCCAGGTTTTCGTGGTCGGCGAGGTGGAAACTCCCGGCAGCATCCCCATAAGCTCACAGGCAACCCTGATCAACGCCCTTTCCGCTGCGGGCGGACCATCCCGCAACGGCTCCCTGCGCAATGTAAGGTTGATGCGCGACGGCAAGCTCGTAACCGAGATCGACCTGTATGAGATGCTTCTTACCGGAGACCGCAGTCAGGATGTGCGTCTCCAGAACGGCGACACGATCCTGGTGCCGGTGATCGGTCCTGTTGCAGCCGTGGCCGGGGAGGTCAAACGGCCGGCCATATACGAACTGAAGGGAAAGGCTTCGTTGGCTGAGGTTATTCAAATGGCAGGAGGCATAACCGCCAGCGGCTATACCGGCAGAATCCAGGTCGAACGCGTTGCGAACAATACCGCAAAAATCGTGCTGGATTACCAGCTCAAAGATGAGCAGAAAGACCGCGTGCTGCAAAGTGCCGAGGTACTCGATCGGGATATGGTCAAGGTATTTCCGGTGCAGGAAGCGGTCCGCGATGTGGTCGTACTGCGCGGCAACGTGGCCAGGGCGGGGGAATACCAGTTCAAGCAGGGAATGCGCGTCAAGGATCTGATCGGCGATTTTTCCGATCTGCTGCCCGAGTCATATCTCGAAGCGGCAGAGGTGACACGGCTGGCTGCGCCCGATTACCACAGGGAGATTCTTACCTTCAACCTCCGCAAGGCCCTGAGTGGAGACAGCCACGACAACATCGAGCTGAAAGAACAGGATACCATCCGGGTGTTCTCCCGCTGGGAGATGCAGGAAAAACCGAAGGTTGCCATCAACGGCTATGTCATGTCGCCGGGAGCATATGATTTTTATCCGGGAATGACGATACGAGATCTGATTGCTGCAGCAGGCAGCACCAAGCGCAATGCCATCCTCGATACCGCCGAACTCACCAGGGTGGTGATAGCCGGGGACAAGGCGCTGTCAACCCGTGTAACGCTCAATCTGGCCAAAGCAATCAACGGGGATCCGCAACAGAATATGCCGCTGCAGGCGGACGATGTCCTGATCGTACGCGGGATTGCCGACTGGGTCGAAGCAACGGACAAATTCGTCACCCTGAGAGGCGAAGTGCGCTTTCCCGGTGTATACTCCGTCACGCGGGGAGAAAGGATCAGTTCGGTCATCGAGCGGGCTGGCGGCTACACCGACAAAGCCTATCTGAAAGGCTCCAGGTTCACGCGCCGCTCGGTAAAGGAAATCCAGCAGAAACGCATGGATGAAGTCATAATCCGCACCGAAAAGGACATTCTGCAAAAGCAGGCAGCACTGTCGTACGTAGCGGCTTCAAAGGAAGAACTGGAGGGGACCAGGGCAGCTCTGGAGGGCCTGCTGAAAAGTCTCGAGCGCCTCAGGAACCTCAAAGCCGAGGGGCGTATCGTCATCAGGCTGTCAAAACTGGAAGAGCTGAAGAAGAGCACCTATGATCTCGAAATGGAGGGGGGCGACATCATCGAAATCCCCTCCCGCCCGAATGTGGTCAACGTGATGGGGCAGGTCTACAATCCGACGACCTTCGTCCACCTCCCGCAGACTTCCGATGTGGGGGCATACCTTTCCAAAGCCGGCGGACCGACCCGGGATGCCGAAGATTCGGACATGTATATCATCAGGGCGGATGGTTCAGTGTACAGCAGACAGCAGTCATCGTTCGGTATCAAATGGAGCGACGAGACCCGCACATGGAATTTCGGCAGTTTCATGTCCACGTTCATGGATCCCGGCGACACGCTGGTTGTGCCGCAGAAGCTTGAGCGTACCGCCTGGCTTCGCGACATAAAGGATATCACCACCATACTTTCACAAGTGGCTCTGACGGCCGGTACGGTATTCCTTTGGTTCAAATAG